In Rubrivirga marina, the following are encoded in one genomic region:
- a CDS encoding MOSC domain-containing protein, whose product MSARVLQVNTSPGGVPKRAVAEARVGREGLDGDAVNHPKVHGGPERAVCLFPLELIQALQAEGHPIYPGAVGENLTVAGLDWPSLEVGAVLDVGEARLQLTQRAEPCNTIADAFADRQFKRIKPDRVPDQTRWYARVLTEGVVRPGDEIHVAEG is encoded by the coding sequence ATGAGCGCCCGCGTCCTCCAGGTCAACACGTCGCCCGGCGGGGTGCCGAAGCGGGCCGTCGCCGAGGCCCGGGTCGGACGTGAGGGGCTCGACGGCGACGCCGTCAACCACCCGAAGGTCCACGGTGGGCCGGAGCGGGCCGTGTGCCTCTTCCCGCTCGAGCTGATCCAGGCGCTCCAGGCCGAGGGGCACCCGATCTATCCCGGGGCCGTCGGCGAGAACCTGACCGTCGCGGGGCTCGACTGGCCGTCGCTGGAGGTCGGCGCCGTCCTCGACGTCGGCGAGGCCCGGCTCCAACTCACGCAGCGCGCCGAGCCGTGCAACACGATCGCGGACGCATTCGCTGACCGCCAGTTCAAGCGGATCAAACCGGACCGCGTGCCGGACCAGACGCGGTGGTACGCCCGTGTGCTGACCGAGGGCGTCGTCCGTCCGGGCGACGAGATCCACGTGGCGGAGGGCTGA
- a CDS encoding DUF547 domain-containing protein gives MRRVLLSALVLMAVVPARAQRAVEVPLTRVLRAVVTDEGRVDYRRLAAEHRDDLDAALRAIDRQDPAALRTDAQKTAFYVNAYNAHVMGRVLEHGATNLERQDLFQEFFRSPLPVAGHRMTLDQLEHGVLRRQAQVDGAPVLPALRALRPSAFDVRIHAALNCAAVSCPPLLDRAYTAETLDADLAARWRAFLGSSRAARLDGNGRLTLSSLFDWFAEDFEASGEALGDVILAGMPRQRAVTYRRSLAGRSAADLRADDRVSFAYDWTVNRSR, from the coding sequence GTCGAGGTCCCCCTCACCCGCGTCCTGCGCGCCGTCGTCACCGACGAGGGGCGCGTGGACTACCGGCGTCTCGCGGCGGAGCACCGCGACGACCTCGACGCCGCGCTCCGCGCCATCGACCGGCAGGACCCGGCCGCGCTCCGCACCGACGCCCAGAAGACCGCCTTCTACGTCAACGCGTACAACGCGCACGTGATGGGGCGCGTCCTCGAGCACGGAGCGACAAACTTGGAGCGCCAGGACCTCTTTCAAGAGTTCTTTCGCTCGCCGCTCCCCGTCGCCGGTCACCGCATGACGCTCGACCAACTCGAGCACGGGGTCCTCCGCCGACAGGCGCAGGTCGACGGCGCGCCCGTCCTCCCGGCGCTCCGCGCCTTGCGGCCGAGCGCGTTCGACGTCCGCATCCACGCGGCGCTCAACTGCGCGGCCGTCTCGTGCCCGCCGCTGCTCGACCGGGCCTACACCGCCGAGACGCTCGACGCGGACCTCGCCGCCCGCTGGCGGGCCTTCCTCGGCTCGTCCCGCGCCGCGCGTCTCGACGGCAACGGCCGCCTCACCCTCTCGTCCCTCTTCGACTGGTTTGCCGAGGACTTCGAGGCCAGCGGCGAGGCACTGGGCGACGTGATCCTCGCGGGCATGCCCCGCCAGCGTGCCGTGACGTACCGCCGTTCCCTCGCCGGCCGCTCCGCCGCCGACCTCCGTGCCGACGACCGCGTCTCGTTCGCCTACGACTGGACGGTGAACCGGTCGAGATGA
- a CDS encoding CDP-alcohol phosphatidyltransferase family protein, whose translation MPTVPAPARTPERRTPPDGAATAQTTPPKAKRRVNDIVLGRFERWALPKMAARMPRWVTPDGLTGIALAGALLSAVAYALAGENLLWLHVASLGLVVHWWGDSLDGTLARVRQIRREKYGFFVDHQADAISVVLLTVGVGAGSLMRMEIALAICVGVLLLMLLVNMVTIARNVFKISFGGVGPTELRLGGVLLNTVAWAVGPREFVVLGHPWTLFDLLGLGLTGLLVVFYVVSATRETRLIGRLDPTPEAGEDGLPPDPTGQARGGS comes from the coding sequence GTGCCGACTGTCCCCGCTCCCGCCCGAACGCCTGAGCGGCGGACGCCGCCGGATGGCGCCGCGACGGCCCAGACGACGCCGCCCAAGGCCAAGCGCCGGGTCAACGACATCGTGCTCGGCCGCTTCGAGCGCTGGGCGCTGCCGAAGATGGCGGCCCGGATGCCCCGCTGGGTCACGCCCGACGGGCTGACCGGCATCGCCCTCGCCGGCGCGCTCCTCTCGGCCGTCGCCTACGCGCTCGCGGGCGAGAACCTGCTGTGGCTCCACGTGGCCTCGCTCGGCCTCGTCGTCCACTGGTGGGGCGACAGCCTCGACGGCACGCTCGCCCGCGTCCGCCAGATCCGCCGCGAGAAGTACGGGTTCTTCGTCGACCACCAGGCCGACGCGATCTCGGTCGTCCTCCTCACGGTCGGCGTCGGGGCCGGGTCGCTGATGCGGATGGAGATCGCCCTCGCCATCTGCGTCGGCGTGCTCCTGCTGATGCTCCTCGTCAACATGGTGACGATCGCACGGAACGTGTTCAAGATCTCGTTCGGCGGCGTCGGCCCGACGGAGCTCCGGCTGGGGGGCGTCCTCCTGAACACCGTCGCGTGGGCCGTCGGGCCGCGCGAGTTCGTCGTCCTCGGCCATCCGTGGACCCTGTTCGACCTCCTCGGCCTCGGGCTCACCGGGCTCCTCGTCGTGTTCTACGTCGTGTCGGCGACGAGGGAGACGCGCCTCATCGGCCGGCTCGACCCGACGCCCGAGGCGGGCGAGGACGGCCTCCCGCCCGACCCCACGGGCCAGGCCCGGGGCGGCAGCTGA
- a CDS encoding cystathionine gamma-synthase has product MPDSPRLDTEADALGFGTRAVHAGQEPDPSTGSIMTPVHLTSTFVQEAPDVHQGYDYARVANPTRTALEQNLASLEGAAHGIAFASGVAGIDAILRRLRPGDHVVSTSDLYGGTYRLMRQIHEPMGVDFTFVDLHSTEALAEAITDATKLVWIETPTNPLLRVYDIEALADVAHEKGVDVAVDNTFASPYLQRPLSLGADLVLHSTTKYLGGHSDVVGGAVMTSDDGWNEHLRFQIKSVGAAPGPMDCFLLLRSTKTLHLRMERHCSNARAVADFLRGHDKVARVLYPGFEDHPGHETAARQMDGFGGMVSLVLEDDALETAVRFMQSTELFALAESLGGVESLVSHPASMTHGSIPADVRRAAGLPDSLVRLSVGVEDEADLVADLDRALAAV; this is encoded by the coding sequence ATGCCCGACTCCCCCCGCCTCGACACCGAGGCCGACGCCCTCGGCTTCGGCACCCGCGCCGTCCACGCCGGCCAGGAGCCCGACCCCTCCACCGGGTCCATCATGACGCCGGTCCACCTCACGAGCACGTTCGTGCAGGAGGCCCCGGACGTCCACCAGGGCTACGACTACGCCCGCGTCGCCAACCCGACCCGGACGGCGCTGGAGCAAAATCTGGCCTCGCTCGAAGGGGCGGCGCACGGGATCGCGTTCGCCTCCGGCGTGGCCGGGATCGACGCCATCCTCCGGCGGCTCCGACCCGGCGACCACGTCGTCTCGACGAGCGACCTCTACGGCGGGACGTACCGGCTCATGCGCCAGATCCACGAGCCGATGGGCGTCGACTTCACGTTCGTCGACCTCCACTCGACGGAGGCCCTCGCCGAGGCGATCACGGACGCGACCAAGCTCGTCTGGATCGAGACGCCGACGAACCCGCTCCTCCGCGTCTACGACATCGAGGCCCTCGCGGACGTCGCCCACGAGAAGGGCGTCGACGTGGCGGTGGACAACACGTTCGCCAGCCCGTACCTCCAGCGGCCGCTCTCGCTCGGGGCGGACCTCGTGCTCCACTCCACCACGAAGTACCTCGGCGGCCACTCCGACGTCGTCGGCGGAGCCGTCATGACGTCGGACGACGGGTGGAATGAGCACCTCCGGTTCCAGATCAAGTCCGTCGGCGCCGCGCCGGGGCCGATGGACTGCTTCCTCCTGCTCCGCTCAACGAAGACGCTCCACCTCCGCATGGAGCGCCATTGCTCAAACGCTCGCGCGGTGGCGGACTTCCTGCGCGGCCACGACAAGGTGGCCCGCGTGCTGTACCCGGGCTTCGAGGACCACCCCGGCCACGAGACCGCCGCCCGCCAGATGGACGGGTTCGGCGGGATGGTCTCGCTCGTGCTGGAGGACGACGCGCTCGAGACGGCCGTCCGCTTCATGCAGTCGACCGAGCTGTTCGCCCTCGCCGAGAGCCTCGGCGGCGTCGAGAGCCTCGTGTCGCACCCCGCGAGCATGACGCACGGCTCGATCCCCGCCGACGTCCGCCGCGCGGCCGGGCTGCCCGACAGCCTCGTCCGCCTGAGCGTCGGCGTCGAGGACGAGGCCGACCTCGTCGCCGACCTCGACCGGGCGCTCGCCGCGGTCTGA
- a CDS encoding tetratricopeptide repeat protein, with the protein MHSRILTLSLSLVVALLVGGADGCSSDPNVEGAKLDLRNGDYDRALENLDEALAANPDNVEALILRVEVRRQQYENTAGAQPKAAFLAQNYDVMVADYERAQQLAPEDPDVTATRLGLWALAVNAGNEIIRNPEADVADAVDYFERSSELYPDSSQGYLGLGLAYLRTGDASQAIPALERGTQIAPNDPILAYYYGRSLVLADRGVDAVAFLEDAQTRFPDDEDIQTMLLNAYTQSGNTEQAVERYADAVAAQPDNPTLRYNYGALLLESERYDEAIDQLTRATELAPDNSDAFYNLGAAFQNRAAALNERANAEQDVDAANALIDERNDNLEMSLAPLMQARTLAAGTPDEAGVCDALFRVYTQLGRVDDAEGVSECAGISMN; encoded by the coding sequence ATGCACTCTCGCATCCTCACCCTCTCCCTCTCGCTCGTCGTCGCCCTCCTCGTCGGCGGGGCCGACGGGTGCTCCAGCGACCCGAACGTCGAAGGCGCCAAGCTCGACCTCCGAAACGGCGACTACGACCGCGCGCTCGAGAACCTCGACGAAGCGCTCGCCGCGAACCCCGACAACGTCGAGGCCCTGATCCTCCGCGTCGAGGTCCGCCGCCAGCAGTACGAGAACACGGCCGGCGCCCAGCCGAAGGCCGCGTTCCTCGCCCAGAACTACGACGTCATGGTCGCGGACTACGAGCGCGCGCAGCAGCTCGCGCCCGAGGACCCCGACGTGACGGCCACCCGGCTCGGCCTGTGGGCCCTCGCCGTCAACGCCGGCAACGAGATCATCCGGAACCCCGAGGCCGACGTGGCCGACGCCGTCGACTACTTCGAGAGGTCGTCGGAGCTCTACCCGGACTCGTCGCAGGGGTACCTCGGCCTCGGCCTGGCCTACCTCCGCACGGGGGACGCCTCGCAGGCCATCCCCGCGCTCGAGCGCGGCACGCAGATCGCCCCGAACGACCCGATCCTCGCTTACTACTACGGCCGCTCCCTCGTCCTCGCCGATCGGGGCGTCGACGCCGTCGCCTTCCTGGAGGACGCCCAGACGCGGTTCCCAGACGACGAGGACATCCAGACGATGCTCCTCAACGCCTACACCCAGTCGGGCAACACCGAGCAGGCCGTCGAGCGCTACGCCGACGCCGTCGCCGCCCAGCCGGACAACCCGACGCTCCGCTACAACTACGGCGCGCTCCTCCTCGAGTCCGAGCGGTACGACGAGGCCATCGACCAGTTGACGCGGGCGACCGAGCTCGCGCCGGACAACTCGGACGCGTTCTACAACCTCGGCGCGGCCTTCCAGAACCGCGCGGCCGCGCTCAACGAGCGGGCCAACGCCGAGCAGGACGTCGACGCGGCCAACGCGCTCATCGACGAGCGGAACGACAACCTCGAGATGTCGCTCGCCCCGCTCATGCAGGCCCGCACGCTCGCGGCCGGCACGCCCGACGAGGCCGGCGTCTGCGACGCCCTCTTCCGCGTCTACACCCAGCTCGGCCGGGTCGACGACGCCGAGGGCGTCTCCGAGTGCGCCGGGATCTCGATGAACTAG